One window of Ralstonia pickettii DTP0602 genomic DNA carries:
- a CDS encoding hypothetical protein (K14484: IAA; auxin-responsive protein IAA), with translation MAIAKSQVVSVRVEPHIKTALQSAADREMRSLANMVEVMVVAYCRSQGYPLDGVPTDALRNTKPREQERD, from the coding sequence ATGGCCATCGCCAAATCCCAAGTGGTCAGTGTCAGGGTGGAGCCGCACATCAAGACGGCGCTGCAGTCTGCAGCCGACCGCGAAATGCGTAGCCTGGCCAACATGGTTGAGGTCATGGTGGTGGCATACTGTCGTTCCCAAGGCTATCCGCTAGATGGGGTTCCAACCGACGCGCTCCGTAACACCAAGCCGAGGGAACAGGAACGTGACTGA
- a CDS encoding transporter (K07112: K07112), with the protein MPDIDLAALSRTVLLSTFVLTFLFGAVLQRTHFCTMGAVSDVVNMGDWTRMRMWGLAIGVAMIGTGVLAWMGAVDPTKTIYTASKLGWLSALAGGLMFGFGMVLASGCGSKTLVRIGAGNLKSLVVFVFLGLSAYMTLRGLFGVVRVNTVDAVAVTLPTTQDLPSVLALGTGLARGALQLGLGLLLGGVLVLWALAGRGFRSFDNLLGGTGVGLIIVAMWYVSGHLGYVSEDPNTLEELFVSTNSGRMESLSFVAPYAYTLDWLMMFSDKSKVLTIGIVSVFGVIAGAAVYALATRTFRWEGFGNAEDVANHMVGGILMGAGGVTALGCTVGQGLSGVSTLAIGSFIALGGILSGAVLAFRYQIWRLERMA; encoded by the coding sequence ATGCCCGATATCGACCTCGCCGCGCTCTCGCGCACCGTGCTGCTGAGCACTTTCGTCCTGACCTTCCTGTTCGGCGCCGTGCTGCAGCGCACGCACTTCTGCACCATGGGCGCGGTCTCCGACGTGGTCAACATGGGCGACTGGACCCGCATGCGCATGTGGGGCCTGGCGATCGGCGTGGCCATGATCGGCACCGGCGTGCTGGCGTGGATGGGCGCGGTCGACCCGACCAAGACCATCTACACCGCCAGCAAGCTGGGCTGGCTGTCGGCGCTGGCCGGCGGGCTGATGTTCGGCTTCGGCATGGTGCTGGCGTCGGGGTGCGGCAGTAAGACGCTGGTGCGCATCGGTGCGGGCAACCTGAAGTCGCTGGTGGTGTTCGTGTTCCTGGGGCTGTCGGCCTATATGACGCTGCGCGGGCTGTTTGGCGTGGTGCGTGTGAACACCGTTGATGCTGTCGCGGTAACGCTGCCGACCACGCAGGACCTGCCGTCGGTGCTGGCGCTGGGCACCGGGCTCGCGCGCGGCGCGCTGCAACTCGGCCTGGGCCTGCTGCTGGGCGGCGTGCTGGTGCTGTGGGCGCTGGCGGGCCGTGGCTTCCGCTCGTTCGATAACCTTCTCGGCGGCACCGGCGTCGGCCTGATCATCGTGGCGATGTGGTACGTGTCGGGCCATCTCGGCTATGTGTCGGAAGACCCGAACACGCTCGAAGAACTGTTTGTGTCGACCAACAGCGGCCGCATGGAAAGCCTGAGCTTCGTCGCGCCGTATGCCTATACGCTTGACTGGCTGATGATGTTCAGCGACAAGAGCAAGGTGCTGACTATCGGCATCGTCAGCGTGTTCGGCGTGATCGCCGGTGCGGCGGTTTATGCGCTGGCCACGCGCACTTTCCGCTGGGAAGGTTTCGGCAATGCGGAGGACGTCGCCAACCATATGGTCGGCGGCATCCTGATGGGGGCCGGCGGCGTGACCGCGCTGGGGTGCACGGTGGGGCAGGGGCTGTCGGGCGTGTCGACGCTGGCGATCGGCTCCTTTATCGCGTTGGGGGGTATCCTATCGGGTGCGGTGCTGGCGTTCCGCTACCAGATATGGCGGCTGGAGCGCATGGCCTGA
- a CDS encoding 7-cyano-7-deazaguanine synthase (K06920: queC; 7-cyano-7-deazaguanine synthase [EC:6.3.4.20]): MTKRAIVLLSGGLDSATVLAMARAQGFETYALSMRYGQRHSSELEAARRVAAALGATRHEIIDLDLRRFGGSALTDDTLEVPTDGASTGIPVTYVPARNTIMLSLALGWAEAVGGRDLFFGANAVDYSGYPDCRPEYVAAYETLANLATKAGVEGDRFRLHAPIIDLTKAEIIRAGIGLGVDYSLTVSCYQADDDGRACGVCDSCRIRRAGFEAAGVPDPTRYQGAA, encoded by the coding sequence ATGACCAAACGCGCCATCGTCCTGCTTTCCGGCGGACTCGACTCCGCCACCGTACTCGCCATGGCCCGCGCCCAGGGCTTCGAGACCTATGCGCTGTCGATGCGCTATGGCCAGCGCCATTCGTCCGAACTGGAAGCCGCCAGGCGCGTGGCCGCGGCCCTGGGCGCCACCCGCCATGAGATCATCGACCTGGATCTGCGCCGCTTCGGCGGCTCGGCGCTGACCGACGATACGCTGGAGGTGCCGACCGACGGCGCTTCCACCGGCATCCCCGTCACCTACGTACCGGCGCGCAACACCATCATGCTGTCGCTGGCGCTTGGCTGGGCCGAGGCCGTCGGCGGGCGCGACCTGTTTTTCGGCGCCAATGCGGTCGACTACTCCGGCTACCCGGACTGCCGCCCGGAATACGTCGCCGCCTACGAGACCCTGGCCAACCTCGCCACCAAGGCCGGGGTCGAGGGCGACCGCTTTCGCTTGCACGCGCCCATCATCGACCTGACCAAGGCCGAGATCATCCGCGCCGGCATCGGCCTGGGCGTGGACTACAGCCTGACGGTGTCGTGCTACCAGGCCGACGACGACGGCCGTGCCTGCGGCGTGTGCGATTCATGCCGCATCCGGCGGGCCGGCTTCGAGGCCGCCGGCGTGCCCGATCCCACGCGTTACCAGGGCGCCGCCTGA
- a CDS encoding tol-pal system protein YbgF: MKARVSTLLWLAAVAGGGMLPLTQVHAGVFDDDEARKAVITLRDQFNGFQATATQRIEQNSRTTLDMQNQLEGLRQEVARLRGQNEVLQNTVDALQKQQKDYYADLDARLKKFEPQQVTVEGREGVAQPGEKPEYDAALKQFQAGDFKSAGNSFSAFVKKYPQSPYLPLAQYWLGNSLYAQRDYKGSTSVLQTMINNNPTHPKVPDAMIAVANNQLESGQKAAARKTLEQVVAKYPGTEGAQAASNRLKTLK, translated from the coding sequence ATGAAAGCACGCGTTTCCACCCTGTTGTGGCTCGCCGCCGTCGCCGGCGGCGGCATGCTGCCGCTCACGCAGGTGCATGCCGGAGTGTTCGACGATGACGAGGCGCGCAAAGCGGTCATCACCTTGCGCGACCAGTTCAACGGTTTCCAGGCGACCGCGACCCAGCGCATCGAGCAGAACAGCCGCACCACGCTCGACATGCAGAACCAGCTCGAGGGCCTGCGCCAGGAAGTGGCGCGGCTGCGCGGCCAGAACGAAGTGCTGCAGAACACGGTGGACGCGCTGCAGAAGCAGCAGAAGGATTACTACGCCGACCTGGATGCGCGCCTGAAGAAATTCGAGCCGCAGCAGGTCACGGTCGAAGGCCGCGAAGGCGTGGCGCAGCCGGGCGAAAAGCCCGAATACGATGCCGCGCTCAAGCAGTTCCAGGCGGGCGACTTCAAAAGCGCCGGGAATTCGTTCTCGGCCTTCGTCAAGAAGTACCCGCAGAGCCCGTACCTGCCGCTGGCGCAGTACTGGCTCGGCAACTCGCTCTACGCGCAGCGCGACTACAAGGGGTCCACCTCGGTGCTGCAGACCATGATCAATAACAATCCGACGCACCCCAAGGTGCCGGATGCGATGATCGCGGTCGCCAACAACCAGCTCGAGTCCGGCCAGAAGGCGGCCGCGCGCAAGACGCTGGAGCAGGTGGTGGCCAAGTATCCGGGCACCGAAGGCGCGCAGGCGGCGAGCAACCGGCTGAAGACGCTGAAGTAA
- a CDS encoding membrane protein (K03640: pal; peptidoglycan-associated lipoprotein), whose translation MPQLMSKTLAVAALLALGACSSGVKLDDTANAGAGKGGVGTDPRAVTPVTAADPLNDPNSPLAKRSVYFDFDSYSVKSDYQGMLTEHAKYLGSNKGRKILIQGNTDERGTSEYNLALGQKRAEAVRRSLGSMGVPDGQMEAVSLGKEKPKATGHDEASWAENRRADINY comes from the coding sequence ATGCCCCAACTGATGAGCAAAACCCTTGCCGTTGCCGCACTGCTGGCCTTGGGCGCCTGCAGCTCCGGCGTCAAGCTGGACGACACCGCCAATGCCGGCGCCGGCAAGGGCGGCGTCGGTACGGATCCGCGCGCGGTCACCCCGGTGACGGCCGCCGACCCGCTGAACGACCCGAACAGCCCGTTGGCCAAGCGCAGCGTGTACTTTGACTTCGACAGCTACTCCGTCAAGTCTGACTACCAGGGCATGCTGACCGAGCACGCCAAGTACCTGGGTTCCAACAAAGGCCGCAAGATCCTGATCCAGGGCAACACCGACGAGCGTGGCACCAGCGAGTACAACCTGGCGCTGGGCCAGAAGCGCGCTGAAGCCGTGCGCCGCTCGCTGGGCTCGATGGGCGTGCCCGACGGCCAGATGGAAGCCGTCAGCCTGGGCAAGGAAAAGCCCAAGGCCACCGGCCATGATGAAGCCTCGTGGGCTGAAAACCGCCGCGCGGACATCAACTACTGA
- a CDS encoding translocation protein TolB (K03641: tolB; TolB protein) codes for MRKLWAPNWLSARRHNATQPATLPAFSASPLAGRRALMAWLAAALTMAAGAAHAQLNVEISGVGSSQIPVATANFQGEAQAPQNLTAIIRADLARSGRLRNVDPGGATVAESANVDLGSWKSRGADAFVAGSVTPAGGGQYEVRFRLYDTVKGQSLGGLAFTVNQGQLRVTAHKIADYIYEKLLGERGVFATRLSYVSRVGGRYQLLISDSDGQNSQVALTSNEPIISPSWSPDGRRVAYVSFEAKKPVVYVHDLATGKRTLVSNQKGNNSAPSWSPDGQHLALALSRDGNTQVYQVNADGSGIRRLSRSSAIDTEPQYSPDGKSIYFTSDRGGAPQVYRMPAGGEESGGAQRVTFKGSYNVSPRISPDGKYLAYISRAGGFKLQLQDLSNGDVTSLTDTANDEAPSFAANGKYILYATRVGGRAVLAAVSTDGRTRQVLSLQSGDVREPSWGPFMQ; via the coding sequence ATGCGAAAGCTTTGGGCCCCCAACTGGCTGTCCGCGAGGCGGCACAACGCAACTCAACCCGCAACCCTACCCGCATTTTCCGCCAGTCCCCTGGCGGGCCGCCGCGCGCTGATGGCGTGGCTGGCTGCGGCGCTGACGATGGCGGCAGGCGCCGCGCACGCGCAGCTGAATGTTGAGATCTCCGGCGTCGGCTCCAGCCAGATCCCCGTCGCCACCGCCAACTTCCAGGGCGAAGCCCAGGCCCCGCAGAACCTGACCGCCATCATCCGCGCGGATCTGGCGCGCAGCGGCCGCCTGCGCAATGTCGATCCCGGCGGCGCCACGGTGGCGGAATCCGCCAACGTCGACCTCGGCAGCTGGAAGTCGCGCGGCGCCGACGCCTTCGTCGCCGGCAGCGTAACCCCGGCCGGTGGCGGCCAGTACGAAGTGCGCTTCCGCCTGTACGACACCGTCAAGGGCCAGAGCCTGGGCGGGCTGGCCTTCACCGTCAACCAGGGCCAGCTGCGCGTGACCGCGCACAAGATCGCCGACTACATCTACGAAAAGCTGCTGGGCGAGCGCGGCGTGTTTGCCACGCGCCTGTCCTACGTGTCGCGCGTGGGTGGCCGCTACCAGCTGCTGATCTCCGACTCCGATGGCCAGAACTCGCAGGTGGCGCTGACCAGCAACGAGCCGATCATCTCGCCGTCGTGGTCGCCGGACGGCCGCCGCGTGGCCTATGTCTCGTTCGAGGCCAAGAAGCCCGTGGTGTACGTGCACGACCTGGCTACCGGCAAGCGCACGCTGGTGTCGAACCAGAAGGGCAACAACAGCGCGCCGTCGTGGTCGCCTGACGGCCAGCACCTGGCACTGGCGCTGTCGCGCGACGGCAATACCCAGGTCTACCAGGTCAACGCGGACGGCTCCGGCATCCGCCGCCTGTCCCGCAGCAGCGCCATCGACACCGAGCCGCAGTACTCGCCCGACGGCAAGAGCATCTACTTCACCAGCGACCGCGGCGGCGCGCCGCAGGTCTACCGTATGCCCGCCGGCGGCGAGGAAAGCGGCGGGGCGCAGCGTGTCACCTTCAAGGGCAGCTACAACGTAAGCCCGCGCATCTCGCCGGACGGCAAGTACCTGGCGTACATCTCGCGCGCGGGTGGCTTCAAGCTGCAACTGCAGGACCTGAGCAACGGCGACGTGACGTCGCTGACCGATACGGCCAACGACGAGGCCCCGAGCTTCGCCGCCAACGGCAAGTACATCCTCTATGCCACCCGCGTGGGCGGTCGCGCGGTCCTGGCGGCGGTTTCCACTGACGGGCGTACCCGGCAGGTTCTGTCCCTCCAGTCCGGCGATGTTCGCGAGCCGTCCTGGGGTCCTTTCATGCAATAA